The region ATGTTTTATATGAAAGTCTGACAGTGTAATTGACCTCGGTTTCAGGTAAAACTCACCTTGTGTCTGCAACAGCCAGTGCAGAGGCGCGTGTCCTCATTGAGCAGGATGGCTAATGGAAGCAGTTCTGTTACCTCTGTAACAGACGCTAACCTGGACTCGGACCTGGATTCTTGTAGTAACAGAGTGAAGGTGCTGGGGCTGAATAACATTTCAGCTGTTCCTTTGAAAGCTACCAACAGGTGATTGACCAATGGAAGAGGGGAATccagtgacacaaacacacacctgctgccatATGCTCACTTTTGGCCTAGGCGATATCACATGTCACATGTCCGCTGACTGCCCTGCACGCTTGTCTTATTCCATTTGGACCTCGAAACTGAAATGGATTTTCATTTGGAGGGAAGAAGTTCGATTGAAGAATAGAATATGGGTTTGTCTGTTGTCTTGTAGTGTTAGGATCAGAGAGGTGGAAGGACCAGGGAAGACTCCGCTGCTACGGTTGCCTCTGACTCCCACCTCCATGCAGCACTCCTAGAGGCTGGACCAGAGACTCCACGAGCTCTGAGAAGAGCAGGATGATGGTAAGTGTCTTACCACAAAACAGCTGTGTTGTCTTGTAGGTAAACTAAAGTCGCCCAGCATTAGTATCCTTACGTCTAAGAATCTATCCTTAAACAAAAAATATCTTAGTAAGTATACGAGGTGCAATTTATATGTTCAATACATAGCAACAGTATATACTTTTAAGTAACGCTGCATTCTTATCATTTTAATATTGTCATATTTGTCTGAACCAAATTAGAAACTTAGTGATTTAAAAGAAACTGAAAGTTTTTAGGGTTGATTTGGACTATTCAGAATTTTGTTCTCCAGCTTCCTTTTCTAATATTCTCTTTTGACTTTGTCTCCCTGCTCAGACAGAGGAGAAAGGGCAAGTTGAGCAGGTTTGGAGGGAACGACTGCAGCGTTGTGAAGGGCAGTTGAAGGCCAAAGAGGACGAGATGACTTCTCAGTCTCAGTACTTTCAGACCCTCAAAACCCAACTGCAGCAGAGGCTTAACCAGGCCTTGGACAGAGAGCAGAGTCTACAGAGGCGCATCTTTGCTTTAGAAAAGCAGCTACTGGACATGACTGTGAGTGCAGCCACGGGTACAGCTGCAATCAGCGCAGTCCGAATCACTGCAAATACAATATCAGCACGGTGGGAAGCTCAAGAGAGGCTCCCTTCTACAAGaggtgagggtgagggagaagaggagagaaaagaggattgcaggaagcaacaacagctgagtgTGGGAACCAAGAGTGAAGGCCGGGAGGGCAACGATGTAATGACAGGAGATGAGGTACAACCTGAAAGAGCCTCTGACAGAGAGAAGGATTCAAATGAAGCCAGGCTGCAAGGATTCATCCTGAGTCTGCAGGAGGATCTCAGGGTGCTCCTGGAGAGGGAGGATCACAGTGTAACGGTGCAGAGGGGACTGATGGAGCAACTGCAGGAGGCTCAGGAGAACAACCAGCACTTGAGCTGCCAAGTGAAGGAGTTGAAGGCACAGGTGACCCACCTGAAGCTGTCTGAAAGCTCTTTGATTGAAGAGTCTAAagagctgagagaggagaaCCACAGACTTGAGAAGATACTCAGGGATGTAGATGATCAAACTCACCACCCTGGGACCAGCAGACCTCCAGATACCTGTGCCAGAAGACATTCCTCAGAGTACTGCTCAAGAGAAGTGAGGAATGTTATGTATCTCcgttttgtgttttatatttctgTTTAATTCAGTTCTGTGCAGTTGATTTATGATCAGTTCAATTCAGTTTAACTTTATTTACATATATAACATTTCTTTCAATCAAGATTGTCTCCAGGGCACTGAGGAGCAGCGGAAAGGGAACATGACACATATATATCATAAACTTGCCATAGTATTTGTAATAGTTACCCTGAAAGTTGAGATCTAAAATGTAGTAGTTGTATTTTAAGGTCTTTTTTGGCGTTACATGGCAGCCTAAATAAAACTTAGCTTAGTGACTCTACTATTTCCCATGTCCAGGTCACTTCAGCGAAGGAGCTTCTTGACAGTGCAGTTCCACCATCTCACCAGCAGGCCTCAGCAGAGAGCACAAAAACCACGAAGGCGGATCACCCATCTGCCAAATCAGCATCTCCACTGAAGAACGACCTTCTAAGCCCTGGCTGTCTCTCCTCCAAGACCAATCCCAGCCTACAGCCTCTTTCAGTGACTACAGAGATTCTAGATGAATTTAAAATGAGCTCATGGTGCTTTAAAAGGAATATGAACTTAAAGGAATACTCAAGTGAGGAGTCAGATGCCCTGTGGGAAGCCTACAGGGACATGGGGTTAATGGAGGATCATGAAGAAACTCAAGGACAACGTGAGAGCGCACAAAAGGCTGTCAAGTACAAGCAGCTGTATATGATGGAGAAAGAAAATACTCCTGAATCTCTCAGGGAGGAGCCAGAAGATGAGGAGGTGGACCTGGAGCAGAGAGCATTAAAGGTATTTCACAGAATATGTAGCACGCTTGAATGTTTTGTAAAACTAAAATGATATAGATAATATGCATAATGTACTATCCCAGACAACTTTACCACTATTTAGAAAAACATTTCCCTCACACAGGATGGTCTGGTATACGCTCTGAATCAGGAGAACAGAGCCTTGGCGAACCGTATCCAGGAGCTTTTGACACACATTAAGGTCAGGGAAGAAGAGATCAACGTAGAGAAAACGGAGCTGGAGGGGCGTATTAGCACGCTAGAGGTGGATATAGTCAGGTTAGAGCAAGAGAATCAGGAACAAGGCTGTCTGGTAACTGAACTCACAAAAAAGACTGAGGATGATCTCAATATTATCATGGAGCTTCAGCAAAAGGTAGCAGAGGGGGAACAGATTTTTCAAGAACCTTGGGGATCTCAACCAGAAAGTGGAAGCACTTCCACAGTTTCAGAATGTTTTCAGTGGAGTAGCAGAAAAGAAGCTGCTGAAATGATGTCAAAGCAACAGCCACATacttcagctgcagcttcaccgCCTGTGTATCACCAGGAAAATGACTTCAAGCCACAACAGAACAGTCCCAGTGTTAATTTACTGACGACTTTGACCCACAGTCTTCAGATGGAAAAAGAGGAGCTGTCCAACAGCATCAATTCTCTCAGAGACCAGCATAAAGAAGTAGCTCTGTCTATCCAGACCCAGACAGAAGTGAAACAGCAGCTAACTCGGACAGTTTGGGGacttaaagaagagaaagataGGATCTCTAAATTTCTGGATGGTCTAAaacaagagagagagcagcttACCAGGACTGTCTGGGGTCTGAAAAATGAGAGGGACCAGCATATAAGGTCTACCGGTGGCGCGACAGAGGAAAAGGAGCAGCTAATTAAGGTTGTATTTgatctgaaaatggaaaaagagaaCCTGTTAGAGTCCCTCTCCTGtagaaaagaagagagtgatCAAATTATGTGCCTAATACAGAGTTCCAAGACAGAATGGGACCAATTAAATCAGGCAGTGTTCTCTTTGAGACAAGAGAAGGATGAACTAACTAACACCCTGAAGTGTCTGAAGGAACAGAGAGATGAGGAAAAATCGCATTACGCTTCAGAAGAAGAGCATGTCAAGTTAATGAAATTAGTTAGCACGttgagggaagagaaggaaagagctGAACTTGCAATCAGTCGTTTAAAACAGGAAGATAATCAGGTACAGTTGCTccagggacaaagagaggaaagaagtgGACAAAAAGGTGCTCAAACCAGCCAAACACCaactgaagggaggagacagcAGCTGAATCTGAATCCACAGAGCTTCGAACCAAGTGCACAGTCCTGTCAAGCAAATAGACACAGTGGAACCAGCATACAGGTATTGAGTCTATCTATTAATGACATTAAACTTGATTATTATGTATGTTCACGAAGGgattgtaatttaaaaaaaaaacaggagcagaTCGATCTATTGGGGGAGAGAGAAGCTCTGGAATTGGAACTAAAGCGGTCAAAAGATAAACTGGATTCAAGCTATTCAGATGTGAGTTTACACAGCTCAATAACGTGTGACAGTTACACAGTTTGGAATTTATTGAACAGGATGAATCTTGGGACTGATCTTTTTGTGGGATCCATAGAGCCAGAGGCTGCAGAGGGACCTGTGTCATTCAGAAACcaagagagaggaagcagagacgaaAGCAGCCCGAGCATCCGACGAGgtcaggaggctggaggaggtcGTCAGTAGgatggaaaacaacagaa is a window of Takifugu rubripes chromosome 14, fTakRub1.2, whole genome shotgun sequence DNA encoding:
- the jakmip1 gene encoding trichohyalin isoform X1, which translates into the protein MMTEEKGQVEQVWRERLQRCEGQLKAKEDEMTSQSQYFQTLKTQLQQRLNQALDREQSLQRRIFALEKQLLDMTVSAATGTAAISAVRITANTISARWEAQERLPSTRGEGEGEEERKEDCRKQQQLSVGTKSEGREGNDVMTGDEVQPERASDREKDSNEARLQGFILSLQEDLRVLLEREDHSVTVQRGLMEQLQEAQENNQHLSCQVKELKAQVTHLKLSESSLIEESKELREENHRLEKILRDVDDQTHHPGTSRPPDTCARRHSSEYCSREVTSAKELLDSAVPPSHQQASAESTKTTKADHPSAKSASPLKNDLLSPGCLSSKTNPSLQPLSVTTEILDEFKMSSWCFKRNMNLKEYSSEESDALWEAYRDMGLMEDHEETQGQRESAQKAVKYKQLYMMEKENTPESLREEPEDEEVDLEQRALKDGLVYALNQENRALANRIQELLTHIKVREEEINVEKTELEGRISTLEVDIVRLEQENQEQGCLVTELTKKTEDDLNIIMELQQKVAEGEQIFQEPWGSQPESGSTSTVSECFQWSSRKEAAEMMSKQQPHTSAAASPPVYHQENDFKPQQNSPSVNLLTTLTHSLQMEKEELSNSINSLRDQHKEVALSIQTQTEVKQQLTRTVWGLKEEKDRISKFLDGLKQEREQLTRTVWGLKNERDQHIRSTGGATEEKEQLIKVVFDLKMEKENLLESLSCRKEESDQIMCLIQSSKTEWDQLNQAVFSLRQEKDELTNTLKCLKEQRDEEKSHYASEEEHVKLMKLVSTLREEKERAELAISRLKQEDNQVQLLQGQREERSGQKGAQTSQTPTEGRRQQLNLNPQSFEPSAQSCQANRHSGTSIQEQIDLLGEREALELELKRSKDKLDSSYSDSQRLQRDLCHSETKREEAETKAARASDEVRRLEEVVSRMENNRKENEILMKQVTELHSKMRTLLREKKEALSLKTNIQEQYNTLRAELKAKTVALEELNLEYINLKQAQGSKDDPNPLYVSLKTQYGTIKAKYEALLKMRNQMDLDMAPLKAKLSCLVMKCQQRNNLLAQMMKAMHRHGCVDFTLTQQAEGLLRDDVLQEYSSTFTSDQKSQDCGNEAVSEFLNHTKNLTHDIGSKPSAMPNQNASVNQPVIPLEEHGGIQATLPPVALGLNEDLGTTEPSLSVNGPLQEAGGHKTSTFHHPETEGKSSPETDSLHRSSQCPGGPSASTCVLPSRRLSSPEKIIDLHEQLQKTLISSPRVLCTPDFSHSVKRLQTPVSRGRGEEPRKYLCFSAHADLKPRGRNLTSSASQTKSVTLSAAPSRPNKSPKFNNADAFCSADKFKTNNPEFHTETPELHLTLESTKSSDTHPETTASDTAATENHYSGTHYKSYGAAPERWRPLFAATCTPEKSHSSERKSSGAMEKPKTIRPKPETPAQVHSVEVIKTVGQNSLMIAWERPPLDELGCSNGTFVYGYRVFVNRDFYKSVLSSACTKCVLEDLDLSAPVCISVQTLGSNGLRSDGVHTMYRADKPGVTVS
- the jakmip1 gene encoding trichohyalin isoform X2, which produces MMTEEKGQVEQVWRERLQRCEGQLKAKEDEMTSQSQYFQTLKTQLQQRLNQALDREQSLQRRIFALEKQLLDMTVSAATGTAAISAVRITANTISARWEAQERLPSTRGEGEGEEERKEDCRKQQQLSVGTKSEGREGNDVMTGDEVQPERASDREKDSNEARLQGFILSLQEDLRVLLEREDHSVTVQRGLMEQLQEAQENNQHLSCQVKELKAQVTHLKLSESSLIEESKELREENHRLEKILRDVDDQTHHPGTSRPPDTCARRHSSEYCSREVTSAKELLDSAVPPSHQQASAESTKTTKADHPSAKSASPLKNDLLSPGCLSSKTNPSLQPLSVTTEILDEFKMSSWCFKRNMNLKEYSSEESDALWEAYRDMGLMEDHEETQGQRESAQKAVKYKQLYMMEKENTPESLREEPEDEEVDLEQRALKDGLVYALNQENRALANRIQELLTHIKVREEEINVEKTELEGRISTLEVDIVRLEQENQEQGCLVTELTKKTEDDLNIIMELQQKVAEGEQIFQEPWGSQPESGSTSTVSECFQWSSRKEAAEMMSKQQPHTSAAASPPVYHQENDFKPQQNSPSVNLLTTLTHSLQMEKEELSNSINSLRDQHKEVALSIQTQTEVKQQLTRTVWGLKEEKDRISKFLDGLKQEREQLTRTVWGLKNERDQHIRSTGGATEEKEQLIKVVFDLKMEKENLLESLSCRKEESDQIMCLIQSSKTEWDQLNQAVFSLRQEKDELTNTLKCLKEQRDEEKSHYASEEEHVKLMKLVSTLREEKERAELAISRLKQEDNQVQLLQGQREERSGQKGAQTSQTPTEGRRQQLNLNPQSFEPSAQSCQANRHSGTSIQEQIDLLGEREALELELKRSKDKLDSSYSDSQRLQRDLCHSETKREEAETKAARASDEVRRLEEVVSRMENNRKENEILMKQVTELHSKMRTLLREKKEALSLKTNIQEQYNTLRAELKAKTVALEELNLEYINLKQAQGSKDDPNPLYVSLKTQYGTIKAKYEALLKMRNQMDLDMAPLKAKLSCLVMKCQQRNNLLAQMMKAMHRHGCVDFTLTQQAEGLLRDDVLQEYSSTFTSDQKSQDCGNEAVSEFLNHTKNLTHDIGSKPSAMPNQNASVNQPVIPLEEHGGIQATLPPVALGLNEDLGTTEPSLSVNGPLQEAGGHKTSTFHHPETEGKSSPETDSLHRSSQCPGGPSASTCVLPSRRLSSPEKIIDLHEQLQKTLISSPRVLCTPDFSHSVKRLQTPVSRGRGEEPRKYLCFSAHADLKPRGRNLTSSASQTKSVTLSAAPSRPNKSPKFNNADAFCSADKFKTNNPEFHTETPELHLTLESTKSSDTHPETTASDTAATENHYSGTHYKSYGAAPERWRPLFAATCTPEKSHSSERKSSGAMEKPKTIRPKPAQVHSVEVIKTVGQNSLMIAWERPPLDELGCSNGTFVYGYRVFVNRDFYKSVLSSACTKCVLEDLDLSAPVCISVQTLGSNGLRSDGVHTMYRADKPGVTVS